The Candidatus Neomarinimicrobiota bacterium genomic sequence CCACGGCCGCACGGTGGACTTCAAGAATACCGTGATTATCATGACCTCCAATATCGGCGCCCCCCAGCTGCTGGAGGGCATCACTGAGGACGGGGAGCTGCGCCCCGGCGTACGCGATGTGGTTACGGGAATGCTGCGGCAACACTTCCGGCCCGAGTTCCTCAACCGGATAGACGAGATCATCCTCTTCAAGCCGCTGACACCCATAGAGATCGAGGCCATTGTGGACCTGCTGGTGGACGACCTGCGGAGCCGGCTTTCCGGCTGGACGGTCTCCGGCCGCGGCCCGGGCCTCGCCCTGACACTCACCGAAGCCGCCCGGCGGCACATCGCCCGGAACGGCTACGATCCCGTCTTCGGTGCCCGGCCCCTGAAACGCTACCTGCAACGCGAACTGGAGACCCGCCTCGGCCGGGCCATCGTCAGCCGGGAGATACCCGACGGCGCTCACATCACGGTCGACGTGAAAAAGGGCCAGCTGGCGATGGAAGTGGAGCGGGCCCCGACCCTAGCCGAAAAAGACACGGCGGAAGCGTGAGAATCGCCGCTCCTGCTGATCAAGCCCAAGGAAAAACATAAGTGGAAAAATCAAGCGTTAAGAAAGAGGGTTCTACTATTGAATTATTCCGATAGGTGCTTATATTCAATATGAATGAGAGGAATACAGTGAATTATAAGGTGAAAATAGAACAAACGGATGAAGGCTATGCGGTATGGTGTCCGGGATTACCCGGGTGCTGGTCCCAGGGGCGGACCGAAGAAGAGGCATTGGAAAATATCAAAGACGCCATCGAGACCTACCTGGCTACCATCGAAGAGCTTACCAAGGATAAAGAAACCCGCCTTGTCGAGGTTGCGCTTTAAGGTTGCCAAAACTACCCAGCCTCTCGCACCGTCGCGCCGTTAAAGCATTTGAAAGAGCCGGTTTCTGGGTTGTGCGCGAGGGCAAGCACATATCCATGACCAACGGCGAGCGCATTATCACCATTCCCCGAGCAAACCCTGTCAATGCCATCACCATGGGTGGTATCATCAAAGACGCTGGGCTAACGGTGGAGGTTTTTAAGAAGCTGCTCTGATACCAAGATCTTATGCCTGATCCCTCTGGACGCAAACAGACAGCCCCTGCCCGCCGCAAGCTCACCGATCTGGAACTGAAGGCCGCTCGACCCTCACTGGACGATGTGCACGACCGGCCCCGGCTGCCCATCTACGCCATCCTGGAGAACGTGCGGTCGCTGTACAACGTGGGCAGCATGTTCCGCACCGCCGACGCCCTGCACCTTTCCTGCCTGTACCTGTGCGGTTATACCGGCTTCCCGCCCCACCGGGGCATAGCTAAGACAGCCCTGGGTGCCGAGCACACCGTACCCTGGGAGAAGCACACCGACGCTGTGGAGCTGGCCCGGAACCTGCAGGCCAAGGGAATGCAGATCGTGGTCCTGGAGCAGACCGACGACGCGGTGGGCTTCTGGGAGGCGCCCATCCGGTTTCCGG encodes the following:
- a CDS encoding type II toxin-antitoxin system HicB family antitoxin, whose amino-acid sequence is MNYKVKIEQTDEGYAVWCPGLPGCWSQGRTEEEALENIKDAIETYLATIEELTKDKETRLVEVAL
- a CDS encoding RNA methyltransferase — protein: MPDPSGRKQTAPARRKLTDLELKAARPSLDDVHDRPRLPIYAILENVRSLYNVGSMFRTADALHLSCLYLCGYTGFPPHRGIAKTALGAEHTVPWEKHTDAVELARNLQAKGMQIVVLEQTDDAVGFWEAPIRFPVCFVVGNEVIGVSEELVALADLCLELPMAGIKQSLNVATAFGVLGYELARRYRYSHPSG
- a CDS encoding type II toxin-antitoxin system HicA family toxin, translated to MPKLPSLSHRRAVKAFERAGFWVVREGKHISMTNGERIITIPRANPVNAITMGGIIKDAGLTVEVFKKLL